A stretch of the Aegilops tauschii subsp. strangulata cultivar AL8/78 chromosome 4, Aet v6.0, whole genome shotgun sequence genome encodes the following:
- the LOC109742289 gene encoding uncharacterized protein, with product MDSNMEYIYEQYVESSDSSSDEEEYSDETAMIQAVLEDAERAEEHLLNFKGLIKGHRVLNRNMGREHLTLMTDYFAPHALFANHFRRRFQMRKTVFDRLYPGARSYDDYFILKKGVVGTIGFSDYQKRTAALRIFAYGTAADSWDEYLRMSQSTCRDAMVRLATAVVEVFGPQYLREPTMANTMSLMTISKARGWPGLLGSLDCIHWKWKNCLKPLQGQYQGHVKKPTIILEAVALHDTWQW from the coding sequence ATGGATTCCAAtatggagtacatatacgaacaGTATGTTGAGTCCTCCGACAGCTCGTCAGACGAGGAGGAGTACTCTGATGAGACGGCGATGATTCAAGCGGTCCTTGAAGACGCGGAGCGTGCGGAGGAGCATCTTCTCAATTTTAAGGGCTTGATCAAGGGCCATCGAGTGCTCAACCGCAACATGGGGCGCGAGCATTTGACACTGATGACCGACTACTTTGCCCCACATGCACTCTTCGCTAACCATTTCCGCCGGCGTTTTCAGATGCGCAAGACCGTCTTCGATCGTTTGTACCCTGGCGCCCGATCCTACGATGACTACTTTATCCTGAAGAAGGGTGTTGTGGGAACGATTGGCTTCTCTGATTACCAGAAGCGCACGGCCGCACTCCGGATATTTGCATATGGCACAGCTGCTGATTCGTGGGACGAGTACCTACGGATGTCACAGAGCACATGCAGAGATGCCATGGTCAGATTGGCAACCGCCGTGGTCGAGGTGTTCGGACCTCAGTACCTGAGagaaccaacaatggcaaacaccatGAGTCTTATGACAATTTCAAAAGCAAGAGGGTGGCCTGGTTTGCTTGGATCCCTTGATTGCATACATTGGAAATGGAAAAACTGCCTGAAGCCTTTACAAGGGCAATATCAGGGTCATGTTAAGAAGCCCACCATCATTCTTGAAGCTGTTGCATTACATGATACTTGGCAATGGTAG